The nucleotide sequence ACGAGTAGCGCAGGGATATTATACCATTGACCGCCCCATAGGTTTAATCACCGTAACCGCACCTCGATCGTTATTGATTAAAATTACATCTTATCTGGACAATCTTAAAAAAGAACTTTACAAGCAGATAGCCATTGAAGCAAAAATCCTTGAAATAACCCTCACTGACGAGACAAAAACCGGTATAGACTGGGAGTCCTTACTGGGTGGTGAAGAAACTTTTGACTTCAACATGACTTTCGGGCAACTGAATATTGGCAATCCTCTTGGCGACAGCAGATTATTGACCATGAGCCACTCAGGATTCAGTCTGTTTTTAAACGCCCTGAGTAAACAGGGAGAGACCAAAGTCCTTGCAAATCCAAAAATCAGTGTACTCAACGGTCAACCGGCACTGATCAGTGTCGGAGAAAATGTAACCTATATCGATTCGGTTACTTCAACCGTTGATGACGGCGTTGTAACCTATACCGTGCAGACGGATAGCGTTATGTCCGGCCTCGGATTGTCCGTTGTCGCCACAATCGTCGATGACAACAATATCATCCTGAGCCTGACTCCAGTCACCTCAAAGCTTGAAAAACCTATCGAATATAAGTTTTTTGGTGGCAACAATCAGGTCGGCCTTCCCGTTGTTAATTTAAGAGAAATGAATACTATTGTTAAAGTTGAGAGTGGGAAAATTCTTGTTGTCGGTGGATTAATTGACTCTACCAATGATGATAATGACACAAAGGTGCCGATTTTAGGGGATATACCTCTTATAAAGACTTTGTTTAAGAGTACAAATAAGTCAAAGATTAAAAAAGAGCTCATAATACTCTTACAACCAAAAATATTATTATAATAACTCGCAATTCAATTTATAATAAATGCTTAAAAATCAATAAAGCGAAGGAGCCCCGTTATGTCAGCCATCAGAATATTCCTCATAGGGATGTTGGCCCTTATCGTTTCCGGTTGCGGCCATGTCGTGAAGGACAACCTGACAATACCGCCATCAGCCACTTCAGCATCATGCGATTTTAACAAAAGAATCATTATTCTGCCTTTTGCTGATTATTCTTATGCTGACGATATAGAAACCACCTATAACAGAAACATGGCAATCATGGAGGCCTTGACCGATCAGCTTGTTGCAAAGGGATTCCGGGTTCCTATCCAGGAAGACACTCTTGATTACCTTATAAAAAATAACATTATCAAAGGCATTCCTTATCAATCTGAAGCAACAACAAAAAATCTTGAAAAAGAGCTTAATGGCTCCTGGTCGAGCTCGATGAAAAACGAGATTAAGTCGTTGATTGTCGATGAACAGCAAGCTGCAGCATCAGGAGCAGGAGCCCCGGGCATACACGGTCTTAACAAAAAAGTCATAACAACAATGGGAAAAGATTTTGAAGCCGACCTTGTCCTCCGCGGAAGGATCATAAAATATGATCTTCACGGCGAAAACAACTGGAAGCCGTGGCGCCGTGGAATTCTGCCTTTTTTTCATGACGGTGGCAACCGGATCATATTCGGTATAGGTCAGCCTGATTTTTACGATCTCATGGATACTGTTGCGATGGGTGAAACATCTCCCGCGATTGTCGGGAACGCCGAAGTCCATATCAGGCTCTGGATTCAGGACGCTTCCACTGGCGATGTGATCTGGACAAATAGATCGGAAGTGAAGGTTGAACCAAAAAGCATATTTGCCGAAAACAGGGTTGACAAGATGTTTCATGACGCAATCAACCAAGCGGCAAAATCTCTCATTGACGATTTCTGGAAAAAAAATGAGCTGTATCTCTAGCTAAGCAGTACAATTTTACCAATCTAAAAGGCCGGTCGCCACAGCAGGTGACCGGCCTTTTTTTTAAAGAAAAATTCTCCGCGGTTTATTGCTTTTGTTGTTCGTCTTTCCCTTGCCTTTTGGCGTTTTCGTAAAGCGCAAAAAAGTTCACAGGTTCCATCAGAAAAGGTGTAAATCCGCCATCCACTGACAATTGACTGACAATTTGCCGAGTAAAAGGAAATAATAACGCCGGGCATTCAACCATCAGCACTGTGTGAATATGTTCATCCGGGATATTTTTCAACATGAAGACACCTGCATGTTCCACCTCTACAACAAAAAGTGTTTTTCCGGAGGCATCGTTTACATTTGCGGTTATTGAAATCGCGACTTCATGATGGTCATCATCAAGCTTTTTCTTGTTGAGGGCCAAATTGATATCAACCTTCGGATTAACCTGCTGCCCCATGAATACCTGTGGCGAGTGCGGGCTTTCAAAGGATAAATCTTTCAGGTACATCTTTTGTAGCCGGAATATCGGGGCGTTTTCCATCTGTGGCTTTGTTGAGTTTTGATCGGACATAATTCCTTCCTTTTGTATAAATTGTTTTCGTGTAAGTTCTAAGGTTATTTAGACTGAACGAAGTCTCTGCTATCTGCTCATTGGCAAACCTTATCAGGACCCACCCAGGGCCGTACTCCATCTTTTTTTCCGTCTAACAACCAAACCTATATGCTTCATTTACTGTAATACTCTTTTCAAATATTTTCCCGTATATGATGACTCTTGGGCGGCAACAACTTCCGGTGTTCCTGTAGCAACAATGGCACCGCCTTCATCGCCGCCTTCCGGGCCGAGGTCAATTATATAATCCGCGGTTTTAATTACATCAAGATTATGTTCAATGATTATTACAGTGTTGCCGCCGTCAACAAGTTGCCCCAGAACCCTGAGCAGATGTTTTATGTCATGGGGATGAAGCCCGGTTGTGGGCTCATCAAGTATGTAAAGGGTTCTGCCGGTGCTTCTTTTTCCCAGTTCTTTTGCAAGTTTAATTCTCTGCGCTTCCCCCCCCGACAAAGTCACTGAAGACTGTCCCAGGGACACATACGATAAACCCACATCAAATATTGTTTGCAAGCGGTTGTTGACCGGTGGCACATTCTTGAAAAATCCCAACGCCTCTTCCACTGTCATTGCCAGCACTTCGGAAATATTCTTGCCGCGATACTTTATCTCCAGGGTCTCATGGTTATATCTTTTTCCCATGCAGGTTTCGCAGGTAATATAAATATCCGGCAAAAAATGCATGGCAATTTTTATAACCCCTTCGCCCTCGCATGCCTCGCAACGGCCGCCCTTCAAATTAAAACTGAATCTTCCGGGCTTATATCCCCTGGCCCGGGCTTCCGGAAGCCTTGAAAACAACTCCCTTACCGGCGTTAAGATGCCGGTATAGGTTGCTGGGTTTGACCGTGGCGTCCTGCCGATGGGGCTCTGATTAATATCAATCACCTTATCTATTTCTTCAAGGCCATCAAATCCTTGACAATCTCCGGCAGGTTCACGGATTTTCATTATCGCGTTTTTTGCGCCCTTGAATAAAGTCTCAATGACCAGTGAACTTTTTCCCGATCCGGAAACTCCTGTTACACAGGTCATCACGCCAAGAGGGAATTTTACTGTGATATCTTTCAGATTATTGATTCGGGCCTGATGAATTGTAATCCAGGCTTTTTTCTTTCTGATCTGCCGGCGATGCTCCGGGATGTTTATGGATAATCGCCCGGATAAATATCCTCCGGTTATGGATTCTTTATTTTTCAAAAGCTTTTTCACCGAACCTGCGTAGACGATGTTCCCACCATGAACCCCTGCTCCAGGGCCGATATCAACGACATAATCCGCGGCCAGAATGGTCTCTACGTCATGCTCCACGACAATCACCGTATTACCGAGATCTCGAAGGTTGGTTAATGTCCGAATCAGTCGATCGTTGTCCCGCTGATGCAGGCCAATACTCGGTTCGTCAAGTATATAGAGCACTCCGGCAAGCCTAGAACCGATTTGCGAAGCAAGCCTGATTCTCTGTGCCTCCCCCCCGGAAAGCGTCGATGCCCGGCGATCAATGGAAAGGTAGCCAAGGCCGACATCAATAAGAAAACAAAGCCGGTCAGATATCTCTTTAAGAATCCTCTCGGCAATAATTGCTTCCTGAACCTCAAAATGTACCGCCTTCAATTCCTGACCCAGACTTGAAATACTGAGGTGGGTCAGATCGTTTATATTTTTTCCCCCTACCTTTACAGCAAGAGCTTCAGGTTTAAGTCTTGCTCCTTTACATGCAGGGCATTCCTGTTCACTCATATAAAAACTTAATTCATCCCTGATTGCCGGAGACTTGGTTTCATGAAAGCGCCGATTCAATTGCGGCAGAATTCCCTCAAACGGTGCTTGATAGGTCAGCCGCCGCTTATGGCTCTGATATAAAAAATGTACTTCTTCTTTTCCGGTACCATAAAGAATTGCATCCTGGGCCTCCTGAGGAATATCTCTGAACGGGCGCTGGATATCAAACCCGTAATGCTTAGCAAGAGCTGCGAGCAATTGGCTTGAATAATTACTTGATGAACGGTAACGCCAAGGAGCAATCGCCCCTTGCGTAATGCTGAGTTCAGGGTCCGGCACCACGAGATGAGGATTAAAAAACTGTTTGACGCCGAGGCCGCCACATTCCTCGCACGCCCCCTTGGGGCTATTAAATGAAAAAAGCTGCGGGGTAAGATCGGGCAGACTTCTGCCGCATTGAACACAGGCGGACCGCTCGCTGAATAATGTCTCTTTGCCGTTCTGAGGAAAAACAACAAGAAGAAAGCCTTCGGACAATCTCACCGCTGTTGATACGGAATCGGCAAGCCTTCTGGTCACACCTGGTTTGATCACCAGTCGGTCGACCACAACTTCGATGGAATGGCGTTTATTCTTTTCCAGGGTAATCTCTTCATCCAGGTTCCGGGTTTCACCATCAACCCGGACTCGCACATACCCATCCCGGCGCAATCCATTGAGCAGCTCTCTGTGCTCACCCTTTTTTCCCTCAACAAGAGGTGACAACAGCAGAATTTTTGTTCCCTCGTCAAGCCCCAAAAGCCCTGACACCATGTCCTGAATGCTTTGCGGCCTGATCTCCTGGCCGCATTCAGGACAGAACGGGTGACCGACGCGGGCAAAAAGCAACCGCAAATGATCATAAATCTCGGTGATTGTCCCGACTGTGGATCGGGGATTTCTGCCGGTAGTTCGCTGTTCTATGGAAACCGCCGGTGACAGGCCTTCCAGGGAATCCACGTCCGGCTTTTCCATTTGCCCGAGAAATTGTCTGGCATAGGTCGAAAGGGACTCAACATAGCGTCTCTGCCCCTCGGCATACAGGGTGTCAAAGGCAAGGGTTGACTTTCCCGAGCCGCTCAATCCGGTGAAAACCACCAGCTTGTTTCTCGGCAGGTCAACATCAATGTTTTTCAGATTGTGCATCCGCGCCCCGCGGATACGAATATATTTCGGTTCCATTAAGTGTTTATAATCATCAACTCTTTTTTAACAACCTTGCGGCATAAAAACCGTCAAGTTCTTTAGGGTCCGGAAAGGTTGTCAGGCAACCCCGGAGATCAGTCAGATTCCGGGCGGAATCCGGCAGCACTTTTTTACAATCAGATAACGAAAACGCCTGATGGTTGGCAAGAAAATCATTAACCACCTCTTCGCCTTCTTCCGGCTCACCGCTGCATACCGCATACACCACAACACCACCAGGAATTGTCATTGCCGCGGCCGCAGCTAAAATTTCTTTCTGCTTTTCCTGAAAGCGCGCCAAGCCATCTTCCTTCCGGTTCCATCTGATATCCGGGTGCCGCCTTATAACCCCAAGCCCGGAGCACGGCGCATCAACAAGAACCCCTCGAAAACTTTCCTTATATTGAGGCAAAGCATCCTGAATATCCATCGGCAAAACTCGCACACCGGCCATGAGATCAAACCTGTGCAGGTTCTCCAAGAGCAATTGCGCCCTGGTTTCGCTGGGCTCAATCAGTATCAGTTCACTCCCGGGTGGAAGGATTTGCGCCAGCTGCAAAGTCTTTCCTCCCAGGCCTGCACAGCCGTCCAGATATTTGCCTTTTTCAACGGGGCCTAAAAGCGAGACGACCAACTGAGCCGCTTCATCCTGAACTTGAAAATGCCCGTCCTTAAAGCCCGGCAAACCGGTAATTGTTCCTTTGTAATCCTGAACAATAACTGCATGGGGTGCATAGCGCCCGCGCTCAGCGTATATTCCCAGTGTGTTCAGCTGTGCAAGATATTGATCAACCTGCATCTGGTCGGTGTTTATTCGCAGACACAGATCCGGAAGCAGATTATTGGTTTCGCAGATCTCCATGGTCTTAGCCAGCCCGTAACGCTTCAGCCAACGTTTGAAGAGCCATTCCGGGTGACTGATTCGCACATGGTCCGGCATTATATCTGTGGCTTCGGTGGGACTTGGAATCCCTTCCCTGTTTCGTGAAATATTCCGCAGCAGGCCATTTACAAAGCCCGTCAGCCATTTCGGCTGTCCCGCAGACTTGAGCGCCTTGATGGTTTCATTCATTGCTGCAGCCGCAGGAATCCGGTCCATAAAAATCAACTGATACAGCCCAACTCGCAAAGCCTGAAGAGTTCGAGGCTTCATCTTGTTCAGTGGGTATTTTGAAAATTTGCTCAAAACTTGGTCCAGATAAAGGCGCCACCGGATCACACCATACAGAATCGCCATGATCAGATTCTTGTCTCTGGAATCAATCTGTGGATTTTGTTGTAACCATTGGTCTTTCAGGCGGTCTATGGGTAACAACGTCTTTTCCCACTCAATAAGGATTTCCATAACCGCAAATCTGGCATTCATGGCTTCATTCCAATAATTGACGCAAAGCGTCCGGTTTTTGCTTGACGGCGATAGGAAAAAAAATTTGAGGAGCAGACGGTGCACAGGCCTGCAATATGAATATTTGCGGGCCTGATACCGGCACTTTGCAATTGATCCTTGCTGGCAGCCCAAAAATCAAACTTGTTGCTGCCCACATGAAATTCCTGGAATTCTCCGGGCAGCTCTTTTTGATGATTGATAAAATCAGCACAGCAGGGGCCAAGAGACGGGCTTATCCCGGCTATTACATCGGATGGCGTAACGGAAAATTCCTCCGTCATTCTGCGAATCGTTTTTCCTATGATGTCCAAGACACTGCCGCGCCAACCCGAATGGATCAACCCAATAACGGTTTGCCTGGGATCATAAAGAAACACCGCCTGACAATCCGCCTGTTGAATCATCAAGGCAACGTCAGAAACATTTGTAATTATGGCATCATACCCGTCAAAAACAAGATCTGCGGAGATTTCCTTTTTGAAAACAAACACCTGATCGCCATGAACCTGGCGCAATGAAACTAAGCGAGAAACGTCAAAAAAATCTTTAATTTTCTTGCGGTTTGAATCAACCTTTTCGGTAATATCACCCACATCATAACTGACATTAAGCGTTGACCAGGGTCCACAGCTTACCCCGCCGTGTCTGGTAAAAACTCCGTGAAAGAGCCCGGGCTGGGAAAACGGCGGAAAGGTATAATGGGGAATATCTCCCGAATTGAAAATAATTTCTGCTGGCATACTCAATGCCGAACCGACAGGCTATTAATCTTCCATGTTCACCAGAAAAAAAAGAGGAGCGCACACTAAAAGCCGAGCGCAACCCCGCCGCGAATCGATTCATCGGCATTCCAGTTTCCTTTGTTTTCAAT is from Pseudomonadota bacterium and encodes:
- the mshL gene encoding pilus (MSHA type) biogenesis protein MshL, producing RVAQGYYTIDRPIGLITVTAPRSLLIKITSYLDNLKKELYKQIAIEAKILEITLTDETKTGIDWESLLGGEETFDFNMTFGQLNIGNPLGDSRLLTMSHSGFSLFLNALSKQGETKVLANPKISVLNGQPALISVGENVTYIDSVTSTVDDGVVTYTVQTDSVMSGLGLSVVATIVDDNNIILSLTPVTSKLEKPIEYKFFGGNNQVGLPVVNLREMNTIVKVESGKILVVGGLIDSTNDDNDTKVPILGDIPLIKTLFKSTNKSKIKKELIILLQPKILL
- the rsmB gene encoding 16S rRNA (cytosine(967)-C(5))-methyltransferase RsmB, which codes for MNARFAVMEILIEWEKTLLPIDRLKDQWLQQNPQIDSRDKNLIMAILYGVIRWRLYLDQVLSKFSKYPLNKMKPRTLQALRVGLYQLIFMDRIPAAAAMNETIKALKSAGQPKWLTGFVNGLLRNISRNREGIPSPTEATDIMPDHVRISHPEWLFKRWLKRYGLAKTMEICETNNLLPDLCLRINTDQMQVDQYLAQLNTLGIYAERGRYAPHAVIVQDYKGTITGLPGFKDGHFQVQDEAAQLVVSLLGPVEKGKYLDGCAGLGGKTLQLAQILPPGSELILIEPSETRAQLLLENLHRFDLMAGVRVLPMDIQDALPQYKESFRGVLVDAPCSGLGVIRRHPDIRWNRKEDGLARFQEKQKEILAAAAAMTIPGGVVVYAVCSGEPEEGEEVVNDFLANHQAFSLSDCKKVLPDSARNLTDLRGCLTTFPDPKELDGFYAARLLKKS
- the uvrA gene encoding excinuclease ABC subunit UvrA is translated as MEPKYIRIRGARMHNLKNIDVDLPRNKLVVFTGLSGSGKSTLAFDTLYAEGQRRYVESLSTYARQFLGQMEKPDVDSLEGLSPAVSIEQRTTGRNPRSTVGTITEIYDHLRLLFARVGHPFCPECGQEIRPQSIQDMVSGLLGLDEGTKILLLSPLVEGKKGEHRELLNGLRRDGYVRVRVDGETRNLDEEITLEKNKRHSIEVVVDRLVIKPGVTRRLADSVSTAVRLSEGFLLVVFPQNGKETLFSERSACVQCGRSLPDLTPQLFSFNSPKGACEECGGLGVKQFFNPHLVVPDPELSITQGAIAPWRYRSSSNYSSQLLAALAKHYGFDIQRPFRDIPQEAQDAILYGTGKEEVHFLYQSHKRRLTYQAPFEGILPQLNRRFHETKSPAIRDELSFYMSEQECPACKGARLKPEALAVKVGGKNINDLTHLSISSLGQELKAVHFEVQEAIIAERILKEISDRLCFLIDVGLGYLSIDRRASTLSGGEAQRIRLASQIGSRLAGVLYILDEPSIGLHQRDNDRLIRTLTNLRDLGNTVIVVEHDVETILAADYVVDIGPGAGVHGGNIVYAGSVKKLLKNKESITGGYLSGRLSINIPEHRRQIRKKKAWITIHQARINNLKDITVKFPLGVMTCVTGVSGSGKSSLVIETLFKGAKNAIMKIREPAGDCQGFDGLEEIDKVIDINQSPIGRTPRSNPATYTGILTPVRELFSRLPEARARGYKPGRFSFNLKGGRCEACEGEGVIKIAMHFLPDIYITCETCMGKRYNHETLEIKYRGKNISEVLAMTVEEALGFFKNVPPVNNRLQTIFDVGLSYVSLGQSSVTLSGGEAQRIKLAKELGKRSTGRTLYILDEPTTGLHPHDIKHLLRVLGQLVDGGNTVIIIEHNLDVIKTADYIIDLGPEGGDEGGAIVATGTPEVVAAQESSYTGKYLKRVLQ
- the pgeF gene encoding peptidoglycan editing factor PgeF, producing MPAEIIFNSGDIPHYTFPPFSQPGLFHGVFTRHGGVSCGPWSTLNVSYDVGDITEKVDSNRKKIKDFFDVSRLVSLRQVHGDQVFVFKKEISADLVFDGYDAIITNVSDVALMIQQADCQAVFLYDPRQTVIGLIHSGWRGSVLDIIGKTIRRMTEEFSVTPSDVIAGISPSLGPCCADFINHQKELPGEFQEFHVGSNKFDFWAASKDQLQSAGIRPANIHIAGLCTVCSSNFFSYRRQAKTGRFASIIGMKP
- the secB gene encoding protein-export chaperone SecB — encoded protein: MSDQNSTKPQMENAPIFRLQKMYLKDLSFESPHSPQVFMGQQVNPKVDINLALNKKKLDDDHHEVAISITANVNDASGKTLFVVEVEHAGVFMLKNIPDEHIHTVLMVECPALLFPFTRQIVSQLSVDGGFTPFLMEPVNFFALYENAKRQGKDEQQKQ